The Nerophis ophidion isolate RoL-2023_Sa linkage group LG07, RoL_Noph_v1.0, whole genome shotgun sequence genome contains a region encoding:
- the tmem220 gene encoding transmembrane protein 220 gives MRQFSSSISTKTLLLIIWRVCNVLMSLFFGLATYVQINDPDAALWMVGYGVPALLCALIGLKHQVTETLPWRRVADLHMTMCGGFLVMMAWKLSKENPADVFQQEEGREMSGLMLTVMWLLLCRHSGRSTVGKLRVSAGVLITIFPFVCWYHVHHNNRSSWPSHCTTAI, from the exons ATGAGACAATTCAGCTCATCAATCAGCACAAAAACGTTGCTGCTGATAATTTGGCGAGTGTGCAATGTCCTCATGTCGTTATTCTTCGGCCTTGCGACGTACGTGCAG ATTAACGACCCAGACGCTGCATTGTGGATG GTCGGTTACGGCGTTCCCGCGCTCCTGTGTGCACTTATTGGCCTCAAACACCAGGTGACAG agacgttgccatggagacgtgtGGCTGACCTCCACATGACGATGTGCGGGGGATTCCTTGTAATGATGGCATGGAAACTCTCTAAAGAGAACCCAGCAGATGTCTTCCAGCAGGAAGAGGGCAG AGAGATGTCTGGCCTCATGCTGACGGTGATGTGGCTTCTCCTGTGTCGCCACTCTGGAAG GTCCACTGTGGGCAAACTGAGAGTATCCGCGGGAGTCCTCATCACCATCTTCCCCTTCGTGTGCTGGTACCACGTGCACCACAATAACAGGTCCAGCTGGCCCTCACACTGCACCACTGCCATTTAG